The genomic DNA TTGATTAGAGTTTCAGAGATTCACTTAGGGGTGACTGTCGAATAACTTTTTGGTTTCTAAAGGATTAAGACGTGGAAAAGTAAAAAGTCTGAGGATGACGGAAGCCAATAGCAATGTTAGACACAATATTTTGACCATTGATAAAAATAGTTACACTTAGTTTATCTTATTTGCATCAATTCCCCAAAATTGTCCACCTAATGTTCGTCTTTTGGTCTGGAGTAATTCCTAGTTTTATTGACCTCATCTTCAATACTTAACATTAAGTGTCCCGTATGCTTTGATAAAAATATCCCTCAAACAGATATGTTGCCGATTTGTTTTACTGTTTCTAAAATCAAAAAGATCTAGGATTTGATAAGATATCTATATTTTAACCTATAGAATATAAGCAACCATTCTCTCCCATCGGAGAATTCTTCACTGATAATCATATATAAGGTTATTTGAGAAAATAATGAATACAATAAGTGTATAAAACTTACAAAAACTCAGTAATCAAGGAGTCATTAATTTCATTGGAGTTACTATTTAACATAGAAATTGTATGTTTGTAAAAGATTTTCGAATCGGATTATTTTGCACTACTTTGTAATTGAATATGCGAACTTAGAAATAAACTAAACTGGTAGAAGATGTATTTTACTTGATTTCATAATACATTTTTAGTTAATAGTATAAATCTGTGATATAATGGAGTGGTTAGGAAATAGGAGAAAATATTGTGAATATAAATAATTTTGATAATTTTTTACAAATTAGTGGAGATTTTGAAAAAAATTTAGAGAAGGAGTATAAAAAATCTAAAGGAATTTATTATACAGATGTACGTTTGTCCTATAAAATTATCGAGTTTCTAAAACTTGATCCTACAAAATCCTTTTACGAACCTAATTGCGGAAGCGGTAGTTTTATTTATGCAGCAAAATATTACGGTTTTGAAAAACTTTATGGTGCTGATATAGACAAAACAATGACATCAATTTGTAGAAAAATGACTGGATTGAAAGCAAACCAAATTAAAACATTAGATACTATTGGAAATTCATCTCATGTCATTCTTAAAAAGTTTGGTGTTCAAGAAAAATTTGACTATATTGTAGGAAATCCTCCATATGTTCCACTAACACAAAACATAAAGATAAAGAGTGACGATTATTTCTTTTTAAGAGATGTAAAAGATTCAGGAAACAATCTGTTTGTAGCAGCTATATACAGAGCTATAGAGAGTTTAGCAGAAAAAGGAAAAGTTAGTTTTATTATTCCTAAAAACTTTTTACATATTATGTCATATGGAATGCTTCGAAAAAGGATTTTAAAAGAATTCACAATTCATTCTATTATTGATTTAGGTAAGTATTTTAAAGGAGTTCGCGGTGAGCAAATTGTGTTTACATTTATAAACAAGCGTCCTATTGGAAATGAAATTAAATTCTGCCGATTAAGTGATAATTTAGAGATAATAGAGTTATCAAAAGTGAAGCAAAGTTTTTATTCGAACGAAATACTTTTTTTTGAGTCCAATCAATCTTATGAACTTTATAAAAAAATGAATCAAAATTATCAAAAATTTCAAGATATTTGTACAGGTTATGTTGGAAGGGGGAAAAGCAAAGAAAAAGGTTCGGTTGCAGGAAAAGATATACGGAAGTTTGGTTTCAAAAATAGAAATGTGCCTCGAAAAGGGAATAAAGTATTTATACAGAATATATATAGTGCTGAAGCCGGAGTGATTGCCTCTTTCGGTGGTGATTTATTAGCAACAGAAACTGTCACCGTTCTTACTGATGGTGACGAAAAAATGTGTAGATATATTTTGGGCATACTGCACTCCAGACTATGTAATTATTATTTGTTGAAATTTTGTTTTAATAATTCTAGTCTAACAATGCATACTGATGCAAGGTATTTGAAAAAGGTACCTTTGGTCAGAGAAGAAGAGACATTTAATCAGGTAATCAACGTAGTTAGACAGTTGGAAAAAGTAGAATATATGAGTAGCACATGGTTTGAATTTTTGGAAGCCTTAAATGATTTAGTTTACAAAATGTATAAAATTACACCTGCAGAGTCTAGATACATTGATAGTGAGATGAAAAAAATACAGTCGGAGAAATGGGATGCCAGTGAATAATAATAAACGATGTAATGATTTATCTGGAAAGGAATGGTTGCAAAATTCATTTAGTATTTGGAGAGATTTAAGAAAAACGAAAGAAGAAAAAGATTTGGGGCATCCGGCCTCTTTCCCTGTTTCATTAGTAGAAAAGCTATTATTAACATTTTCTAAGCAAAATCAAATTGTGTTGGATCCGTTTAATGGAGTTGGAACAACGATGGTTGGAGCGATTAACACAAATAGGAAAGGGATTGGAATAGAACTCTCTGAGGAGTTTTACAAAGTATCTTTAAGTAGAATTGATAGGAATGACAACATCAAGGTTTTTAATGGTGATTCTTTCGAGTTAATAAAAATGTTAGAAGATAACACTGTCGATATTTGCATTACTTCTCCCCCTTACTGGGATATTCTTAATATGCACAGAAGTGCCGATAAAAAAGAGGCGATGAATTATTCCGATAAAGATATAGATCTTGGAAATGAAATTGACTATGATGTTTTTATTTCTAAATTAGGAAGTCTATTTGGTGAAGTTGGTAGAGTATTAAAATCAGGTTCATACTGCCTTGTGAATGTAATGGACATACGAAAGAAAAGTAATTTTTATCCACTACATATGGATTTAGCGACTGAATTAAAACAACATGGATATATTTTTGACGATTTGATAATTTGGGATAGACAGTCAGATTACAATAACATGAGACCTCTAGGATACCCATATAAGTTCAGAATTAATAAGGTCCATGAGTATATATTGATTTTTGTAAAGGAGTAATGAGGACATGCATGATTATATTGATTTCTATAATTTTTTACAAGAGAATAACCAAAAAATTTTCATAGAAGTAGAGGGGCGTCCAGAGAGCATTGATAAATTTGTTAGAGAGTATTCTCAGAATTATTCTAAAATAAGTCATTATTCGGAGGGGATTTGTGTATTAAATCCAAATGTTGATAAATGGGGTGTAGAATATAGAATATATTTAAATGTTATAGCTGGCATACCTCAATATTGGAATAATAAAAAGTACAATAATAAAAAATATAGGTCTAATGAATTTAAGTATCGAATCGATGATAAAGGACTAGTAAGATACCTATTTGAAAATGGGTACAGAATTGGATACAACTAAAACGAGGTAGTTATTGATGAATACTGAAATGGCATATTTACTTGGCATGATTTGTGGTAATGGCACCGTCGAAAAAAATAAAAATGAAACTAAAATTTCAATTTCAATCCCTCACAAAAAACTTCGGACGGATGAATTTCACGATGTTAAATTGTATGTTAAGGCCAGTCTTGATGATATAAATAAAATAATAGCGCCGTTGTTAAGTACACATATATCAATAGTTCAGTTGCAAAAAGTTACATTAATAACGTTTGTTAAGCCCAATCAAGATTATACGATTAGAGAAATGATGAGATTGTTAGGTGGTTCAACTTCAAGGAAAAATATGAGGATTCCTAATGATATTTTTTCGGCTACGGAACTGGAGCGAAAGTATTTTTTAAAAGGGCTATGTGATGTTACAGCATACATTCGGCGTAGTAATTATTATTTTGAAAAATATAAACATCGAGTATACATTGAAATTCCAAATAACTGGTATCTCGTGATTGACATTGCAAATCTTCTTAAAACTTTGGATATACCTATTCAAAATATTGATTGGGCACATCCTAATATGAGAGATGGATTTTTAAGAAAGTATAATTCGGGAAACAAAGATTTTTGGAAAAAGGAACACCAGATAAAAATATGGGCAAATGAATTTAGACAAATAGGGTTTGGAGTCCGCCATAAGGAACAAGCACTTAATAGCTATACAGAAGAACTTTTGGATGGCTTGAAGAAAGAAAATAAAGAATCAGACTATACTCATAAGTTCTATTGGGAAGGTCGGAGTACTAAGAAAAGAAAACCAATTCATCCGGAAGAGTACTCGACAGTGTTGCCGCCAGAGATTAGAGGAAAACATTATGAGTCGTGGAAAGACATAGCTAGGGACCTAGGCTATGGGGATAAATAGTTTATGGTAATCCATTGTTTTAAACGAGTCCTGGTATAATGCTCACAACAAACCTATCAGGAGAGTCCGCATGCAACCAACCTACAATATCGATAATCCCAATCTTTCCTACGAAGCCAAGCAAGAGCTTTGGGAGACAGGTTTTGGTCTCCAAAAAGTGGATGGGCTGACCCCATCTGTTTATATGGAAGAGTTGGCTGACAAGCAGGCGCGTGGGGAGTATACCTATGAGCAGGTGTATGAGGAAATCACCAAATATCATCAGTCAACGGACGCCAGTACGCAAGAGGCTGATATTGTTTC from Streptococcus oriscaviae includes the following:
- a CDS encoding site-specific DNA-methyltransferase → MPVNNNKRCNDLSGKEWLQNSFSIWRDLRKTKEEKDLGHPASFPVSLVEKLLLTFSKQNQIVLDPFNGVGTTMVGAINTNRKGIGIELSEEFYKVSLSRIDRNDNIKVFNGDSFELIKMLEDNTVDICITSPPYWDILNMHRSADKKEAMNYSDKDIDLGNEIDYDVFISKLGSLFGEVGRVLKSGSYCLVNVMDIRKKSNFYPLHMDLATELKQHGYIFDDLIIWDRQSDYNNMRPLGYPYKFRINKVHEYILIFVKE
- a CDS encoding HsdM family class I SAM-dependent methyltransferase — protein: MNINNFDNFLQISGDFEKNLEKEYKKSKGIYYTDVRLSYKIIEFLKLDPTKSFYEPNCGSGSFIYAAKYYGFEKLYGADIDKTMTSICRKMTGLKANQIKTLDTIGNSSHVILKKFGVQEKFDYIVGNPPYVPLTQNIKIKSDDYFFLRDVKDSGNNLFVAAIYRAIESLAEKGKVSFIIPKNFLHIMSYGMLRKRILKEFTIHSIIDLGKYFKGVRGEQIVFTFINKRPIGNEIKFCRLSDNLEIIELSKVKQSFYSNEILFFESNQSYELYKKMNQNYQKFQDICTGYVGRGKSKEKGSVAGKDIRKFGFKNRNVPRKGNKVFIQNIYSAEAGVIASFGGDLLATETVTVLTDGDEKMCRYILGILHSRLCNYYLLKFCFNNSSLTMHTDARYLKKVPLVREEETFNQVINVVRQLEKVEYMSSTWFEFLEALNDLVYKMYKITPAESRYIDSEMKKIQSEKWDASE